GCGCGCACGCGCCGGAGGTGGAGGCCGGCGTGATGCGCCGGCTCGGGATCGGAGTGGCCGAGGCACCGACGCAGATCGTCGGCCGCGATCGGATCGCCGAGTTCGCGAACTTCATGGCTCTCGTGGCGGCGAGCACGGAACGGCTCGCCACGGAGGTCCGCAACCTGCAGCGGACGGAGATCGGGGAGGTGATGGAGGCGTTCGACGAGTCGAAGCAGGTCGGAAGCTCGACCATGGCGCAGAAGCGTAACCCGATGCTCTCCGAGAACGTCGCGAGCCTCGCCCGCCTCGTCCGCGCCTTCCAGCTCCCCGCGCTCGAGAACATGATCCAGTGGCACGAGCGCGACCTCGCCAACTCGGCGAACGAGCGGATCGCGCTGCCGCACTCCATCGTGTTGACCGACGACATCCTGCGCAAGATGGCGGAGGTGTTCCGGACCCTTCGGGTGGACACCGATCGCATGGCGGAGCATCTGAAGCGTTCGCAGGGCAACGCGATGACCGAGAACCTCATGCTCGCCCTGACCGCGCGCGGAATGGCCCGCGCCGACGCCCACGAGCGGCTCCGCACGCTCACGCGAGACGCGGCTCACGGCGCCGGACTCGCCGACCGCGCCGCCGCCGATCCCGCCATCGCCACGCTCCTGACGCCGGAGGAGATCGGGGAGCTACTGGATCCGGGGGCCTACGTCCGCGCCGCGGCCGCGAAGACCGACCGAGTGGTCGATCGGATCGAGTCGGAACTCCACCGATGAGCCCAGAGCCGCCGTGGACCGCGACGATCTCGATCCGCCTCGAAGAGGCCGAGGTCGCGGACTGGCTTGCGCGCGCGCTCGCTCCCGAGGCCGCACGCGAGGTGCCTCGGGCCACTGCGTCGATCGATCACTCCGTTCCGAAGATCGTCCGGATCTCGCTCGAGGCGCGGGACACCGGCGCCGCGCGGGCGGCCCTAAACACGTACCTCGGCTGGGTCCACCTGACGCTGGAGACGGTGAGAGCCGCGCGCGCTCCGCGCGCCGGTGGCGTCCCTCCGCTCTCCCGATCCTAGCCCCGCCCCTCAAGGACATACGCACGGCCGAAGCGCTTATCTAACGCGTTCGGTCCGGAACCCTCGTGGCGATACCCGCGAAGATCCAGAACGATCTCCGACAGTTCCAGCGCCTCCAGCAGGAGCTCCAATCGACTTCCCAACAGCGCCTGCAGATGGACCTGAAGCTGCGGGAAGTGACGCATACACTCGAGGAGCTCAAGTCCCTCCCCGAGGACGCGACGATCTACCGGCCCATCGGCAGCCTGATCGTGAAGGCGAAGAGCCGCAAGGAGGTCGAGGAGCTACTCACGGAAGAGAAGGAGACCCTCGAGATCCGGCACAAGGCGCTCGAGCGGCAGGAGAACCATCTCAAAGAGCGCTACACGACGATGCAGAAGGAGATCTCCGAGGCGCTCCAGGCCGCCGGGGTCCCCGTGTCGGGCGGCTCCCAAGGCTGAACCGGTCTCGGCGCCTACGTCGAGCGCTGGACCAGGCGATCGCCGATCTCTCGGAGCAGCGGCTTTCCCGCCGGGCGGATCGTCCGGCTCCGCGCCAGCCGAGCGTACGCCCGCTGGGCGAGGCGCGCGATCCGCTGCTCGGAATACTCGAGACTCCCCGTCGACCGGATGAGGTCGCGAGCGCGTTCTACGTCCTCCGTGGCGGCGTGGGGGTTGCCGAGGACCCGGCGAAGGCGGTCCCGGCCCGCCTCGTCCGTGGCGCTCCACGCGCGCACGATGAGCAAAGTGCGCTTCCCTTCGACGATATCGTTCGAGCTCTTCCCGCTCGCTCCGGCGTCGAAGCCCGCACCCAGGACGTCGTCCCGCAGCTGAAAGGCGATCCCGAGATCGGTTCCGATCGCCGTGAGGTCCTCGAGGCGACGGGCTGGAACGCCGCCGAGGAGGGCCCCGATGCGCAGCGGGGAGACGACGGTGTACACGGCCGACTTCAACTCGTGCACGAGCAACACGTCCTTCTCGGTGACCCGACTCGGTTCGAGCGTTCCGTTGCGGACGTCCAGGAGCTGGCCGTACGCGGTAAGGCGCGTCATCTCGACGTACTCGGCGAGGGCCGCGAGACGGGCGGCCGGGGGAG
Above is a genomic segment from Thermoplasmata archaeon containing:
- a CDS encoding polyprenyl synthetase family protein, with the protein product MEFSELAKYRRSIEREIARQYAAERRRATPTVRPYLDILEEFTLRGGKRFRAICLLAGYHIATGRDPKVVVPAAAAMEHFQSWMLIHDDIIDHGEERRGGPTVHRRLAWEHAESKAEGSAEDYGTGIGITVGDLEEPFTVDALLSTPAPPAARLAALAEYVEMTRLTAYGQLLDVRNGTLEPSRVTEKDVLLVHELKSAVYTVVSPLRIGALLGGVPARRLEDLTAIGTDLGIAFQLRDDVLGAGFDAGASGKSSNDIVEGKRTLLIVRAWSATDEAGRDRLRRVLGNPHAATEDVERARDLIRSTGSLEYSEQRIARLAQRAYARLARSRTIRPAGKPLLREIGDRLVQRST
- a CDS encoding prefoldin subunit beta; amino-acid sequence: MAIPAKIQNDLRQFQRLQQELQSTSQQRLQMDLKLREVTHTLEELKSLPEDATIYRPIGSLIVKAKSRKEVEELLTEEKETLEIRHKALERQENHLKERYTTMQKEISEALQAAGVPVSGGSQG
- the purB gene encoding adenylosuccinate lyase, whose amino-acid sequence is MSEDAESLFCPLEFRYGRAEVRQIFSRGARLDRALRVEAALALAEAELGLVPKADADAIDRAVREHRVTLARADALERELRHDVMALVRSLAEAAGPSGRWVHYGATSADITDTALALELKESVAILREDLRELALALVALARKHRATPEIGRTHGQHAVPISFGYKMASAAAEIARHHRRLEELTPRLLVGKMAGAVGTGAGFGAHAPEVEAGVMRRLGIGVAEAPTQIVGRDRIAEFANFMALVAASTERLATEVRNLQRTEIGEVMEAFDESKQVGSSTMAQKRNPMLSENVASLARLVRAFQLPALENMIQWHERDLANSANERIALPHSIVLTDDILRKMAEVFRTLRVDTDRMAEHLKRSQGNAMTENLMLALTARGMARADAHERLRTLTRDAAHGAGLADRAAADPAIATLLTPEEIGELLDPGAYVRAAAAKTDRVVDRIESELHR
- a CDS encoding KEOPS complex subunit Pcc1, giving the protein MSPEPPWTATISIRLEEAEVADWLARALAPEAAREVPRATASIDHSVPKIVRISLEARDTGAARAALNTYLGWVHLTLETVRAARAPRAGGVPPLSRS